In Hemiscyllium ocellatum isolate sHemOce1 chromosome 38, sHemOce1.pat.X.cur, whole genome shotgun sequence, the genomic window AGAGTCTTTGAGTGCTTCCTCAAGAACATGCATGACTGAACTTTGCTGATCCCTTTCAGACCTCCAACAGAAGCAAGACATGAAATCTCAGCATAGAAATATCAGTTCGCCAAGCTTTAGAGAACAAATTCGTTCCTCATTAATTGTAAACTATTTCTTTTAAAACCTGTTTCCGAGCAGGGGTTGCAGCTTCCTTGATTATTAGTTCTTTGAAACAATCCCTTCTCCTCCCCCCTTCTCATTTTACTTCCAGGGTACCTTTTGGGCGTTTCGAATACGATTCTATTTCCCTGACCCCCTCCTGGTTTCCCATCAGCTGGTCTAGAGGATCGGAAGGAGGCTCTTGGAAGGAAAGGTCAACGTTGCAATGGGAGTGGATGCATTGTTCATTGGGCTGGAGGCGACATTGGGTCTGAGTGTCATTGGTGTCAACCTGCTGGTCTGTGTGACCGTCTACTTACACAGGGAGGTCAGAACACTCACCAACTGTCTCATTGCATGCCTGGCGCTCGCGGATTTGAGCGTGGGTGCTCTCGCAGTGCCCTGCAGTATTATGCTGAGCTTGGATCTGACCCTATGTTTCAACAACTGCCTGCTCCTAGCCTGTTGGCCTCTCATCACCACCCAGTTCTCAGTCTTCGTCCTGCAGACCATCGCCATCAACACCCACCTGAAAATCCACCAGCCGTGCAGGTAAAAACTTAGCTTTAATTCTACACTTTCGTCATTTTGTACATGTTGCAGAGGGCTTCAAAGAAGTGACCTAACGCATCCCATGATTGATGCAACCATCTACCAACACCCTGTCAATGTTAGTCCCAAACCCAGCTgctcacactgtcggagggtcagtgctgtgggagtgccgcactgtcggagggtcagtgctgagggagagccacactgttggagggtcagtgctgagggagtgccgcactgtcggagggtcagtgctgagggagtgccgccctgtcagagggtcagtgctgagggagtgccgcactgttggaggatcagtgctgagggagtgccgcactgtcggagggtcaatgctgagggagtgctgcactgtcagagggtcagtgttgaaggagtgccgcactgtcagagggtcaatgctgagggagtgccgcactgtcggagggtcagtgctgagggagtgccgcactgtcggagggtcagtgccgagggagtgccgcactgtcagagggtcaatgctgagggagtgcagcactgtgggagggtcagtactgagggagtgccgcactgtcggagggtcagtgctgagggagtgcagcatttccaGATGTGCGATGGTAAAAGTTACTGTCTGGATGCAAACCTTTCTTGTTTGGGAGGGAGTACTGCAGCCGTCCTGAGGGACATATGTAGGAGGAGGCCTGTTGGGCGGAGAACTCCCACCACCAACAAACTTCACATCAATGGCTCCTTTACCCTTTTTCAGGTACCACATCCTGGTCACCAAGAGGCGGCTCACCATGGCCATCTCCATTTGCTGGATCTCGGCACTAATCATCGGCTTCACCCCGGTGATGGGATGGAACGGCCTGGACATATCCGTCGACGCCTCCACGCCCAACGTCAGCCTGGTGGCCGAGAGGTCTCTGGTGGGGGAGAGGATCTCCCTTCTGGGCTTCTTCCCCCGGCCTTTCCAGGTGGCCAGAGTCGCCAACCTCAGCAGGGCGGGCCCTTGTTCCTTCCATCGCGTGATATCCCTCAACTACCTGGTGTACTTCATGTTCTTCTGCTGGACTCTGCTGCCCCTCTCGACGATGCTAGCCGTTTACGCCCACTCCTTCCACCTGGTCCGTCGGTACGTCAGCAACCAGCGGTTCCGGTCGGCCAAGCGCTGCGATGTCCACACCGCCAGGACCCTTTTCCTGATGATGGGCCTCTTCTGCCTCTGTTGGCTGCCCCTCAACCTGGTCAACTGCCTGGCCTTCTTCTGCCCCAGCTGCTGCCCGTCGCCCTGGCTGGTCAACCTGATGGTGGCGCTCTCCCACCTGAACTCGCTGCTGAATCCGATGGTCTACGCGCTGAGGAAGAGGGACTTTGGAACCGCACTCAAGGCCGTTGTTGTCCAACTCTTGCCGGGTGCCTCCAAATACAAGTCTTGCCTCGCCAGGTCAAAGGTCAGCCCTGTATTCCACGTCACGCGCCCGTAGCCTCCAACACATTTGGCCGACCAACGTCCAATAGCGTGTCCTGCCTCCCttctttctaaaagctgttccttttctccagGATACTGTGTCCGTAGTCTTTTTTTCAGAGGATAATAAACAGCTCCCAGTtctgattagactggtttggtacagagatgaaagggtattgagaggcctttttgtttatatgtaaacaattgagacttcaggccaaagtggccatattttagaagtgacctgtataatgaaagaggAATGGTCAGCTGTCTAGCTGAGcggttcagtccagaactggttgggagttcaacagtgagctgtgtggaaatagGTTGCTGAAAAAAAAGgtatctctctccttctgtccttcTAAGTTCAACTGTAAGCATTTGATCCATTTTTACTGATttttaaagggggtttgcttattgggactgttgtataagttcagaacatcataattaagtctagtttggatagactgagtcctgtaggggttctttattccgTTCTTTATGTTTTCATTGTGTaacttgtgaataaatttttgtctgttttcaaACCTGGTACCCAACCTCACTAatttactccgggtaattttcactgcacaCTTCCTGGTACAAGTTGCAAAGGTATGACTAGGGCTGCctgcttcagaatgttttgagtgatctggcccagtccataacactccctccctccaactTTGTCCAGACTCTGATGGGGGCACCCATCCACCCCTCACCACCCATCCCCTCAAAACCCCGCAGGGCATTGTCTGCTATCCTGCACTCTGGAGCCCAGTACCACCAAGACAAGGTCAAAGCTATTGTATCCTTCATCATCTCTCCCTGGTCTTGCCATTCCAATGGCAAACTGATGGAATTTCGGTGGGGGTGGAGGTACAGAATTTCAAGAGGAATATAGggcctggagggggttacagagaaagggagggtgtgtagggcctggagggggttacagagaaagggagggggtgtagggcctggagggggttacagagaaagggagggggtgtaggggctggagggggttacagagatagggagggggtgtaggggctggaggggattatagagatagggaggggtataggggctggagggggttacagagatagggagggaagtaagggctggagggggttacagagatagggagggatataggggctggagggggttacagagatagggagggggtgtaggggctggaagtggttacagagaaagggagggggtgtaggggctggaggggat contains:
- the LOC132833995 gene encoding adenosine receptor A1-like, translating into MGVDALFIGLEATLGLSVIGVNLLVCVTVYLHREVRTLTNCLIACLALADLSVGALAVPCSIMLSLDLTLCFNNCLLLACWPLITTQFSVFVLQTIAINTHLKIHQPCRYHILVTKRRLTMAISICWISALIIGFTPVMGWNGLDISVDASTPNVSLVAERSLVGERISLLGFFPRPFQVARVANLSRAGPCSFHRVISLNYLVYFMFFCWTLLPLSTMLAVYAHSFHLVRRYVSNQRFRSAKRCDVHTARTLFLMMGLFCLCWLPLNLVNCLAFFCPSCCPSPWLVNLMVALSHLNSLLNPMVYALRKRDFGTALKAVVVQLLPGASKYKSCLARSKVSPVFHVTRP